The proteins below are encoded in one region of Maribacter aestuarii:
- a CDS encoding 3-keto-disaccharide hydrolase, with translation MKKEMYYVATFIILIFVSVSNAQSVSLFNGENLDGWTIYGTEKWYVDDGVLVCESGPDAQYGYLATNEAYKNFILELEFKQEADGNSGVFIRSTVEGTTVNGWQIEVAPPGYHTGGVYESYGRKWLIKPDEEKEGVLKMGEWNTMKIKVDRDKIISWLNGTEMISLTDSIIGKGEGSILLQIHDGGGIKVKWRNIQLTELD, from the coding sequence ATGAAAAAAGAAATGTATTACGTTGCAACGTTTATAATTTTGATATTCGTGAGTGTCTCAAATGCTCAGTCCGTATCATTGTTTAATGGAGAAAACTTGGATGGCTGGACTATTTATGGGACCGAAAAGTGGTATGTGGATGACGGTGTTTTGGTTTGTGAAAGTGGACCAGATGCACAATATGGCTATTTAGCAACCAATGAAGCGTATAAAAATTTTATTCTAGAGCTGGAGTTTAAGCAGGAGGCGGACGGTAATAGTGGAGTATTCATTCGGTCAACTGTAGAGGGCACAACAGTAAACGGTTGGCAGATAGAAGTTGCTCCTCCAGGCTATCATACTGGTGGGGTCTATGAATCCTACGGTAGGAAATGGCTTATAAAACCGGATGAAGAGAAAGAAGGTGTTCTAAAGATGGGCGAATGGAACACCATGAAAATAAAAGTAGATCGTGACAAAATTATTTCATGGCTCAATGGAACCGAGATGATTTCCCTTACGGATAGCATAATCGGAAAAGGGGAAGGATCTATATTGCTGCAGATTCATGATGGCGGCGGAATAAAAGTGAAATGGCGAAATATTCAATTAACCGAATTGGATTAA
- a CDS encoding recombinase family protein has product MLAIYIRKSRDRKKEKSLKEQRLLGQEFALDREMQYRFYDEGIISGQKKKEQRPQFAKLLKAVENKEISGVFIWDSSRIARNEIAWHTFADLLRETGTLLYDNGVENDFSDENTYLFYTIKAGMDAHFARITAKKIQTVLRRNASEGIPHGLTPYGYTTDDKGKWKIHAREAETVKTIFDLYQKGYGYIRIAKHLNEMGIETRYDIEWAPATIRYMIYNKTYSGRAKHNELELEVPAIIPKDSHDKLIESIGKRYKKPGPKSKKYILNEVMFCAQCGTRYTVSQRNRHSYYRCLSEVNRGVPKCGSKAVRAWAIDRLVFEKILLGQELYEQAKKTYQTGGNIEQKKILNKKQTYHLGKQEQWKKETMRNHELYVKIGDMGIYMAEKKG; this is encoded by the coding sequence ATGTTAGCAATATATATCCGAAAAAGTCGGGATAGAAAAAAGGAGAAAAGTTTAAAAGAACAACGCTTACTCGGTCAAGAGTTTGCACTCGATCGAGAGATGCAATATAGGTTTTACGATGAGGGGATAATTAGTGGTCAAAAGAAAAAAGAACAAAGACCCCAATTTGCTAAACTCTTGAAGGCAGTAGAGAATAAGGAAATAAGTGGTGTCTTCATTTGGGATAGTTCCCGAATAGCACGTAACGAAATAGCCTGGCATACATTTGCCGACCTTTTACGGGAAACAGGTACTTTACTGTACGATAACGGTGTAGAAAATGATTTTAGCGATGAAAATACGTACCTATTTTACACGATAAAAGCAGGGATGGACGCACATTTTGCCCGTATTACAGCTAAGAAGATACAAACAGTACTAAGACGTAATGCAAGTGAGGGAATCCCCCATGGCTTAACCCCCTATGGTTACACTACGGACGATAAAGGCAAATGGAAAATACATGCTAGAGAAGCAGAGACAGTTAAAACTATCTTTGATTTGTACCAAAAAGGATACGGATATATAAGGATTGCTAAACATCTTAACGAAATGGGTATTGAAACACGGTACGATATCGAATGGGCTCCCGCAACCATTAGGTATATGATATATAATAAAACCTATTCAGGAAGGGCAAAGCACAATGAATTAGAATTAGAGGTACCCGCTATAATCCCTAAGGATTCACATGACAAGCTGATTGAAAGTATCGGAAAGAGGTACAAAAAACCAGGACCCAAATCAAAAAAGTACATTTTAAATGAAGTAATGTTTTGTGCTCAATGTGGAACTAGATATACCGTTTCACAAAGAAATAGACATTCTTACTACAGGTGCTTGAGCGAAGTAAATAGGGGAGTTCCAAAATGTGGAAGTAAAGCAGTTAGAGCTTGGGCAATAGACAGACTTGTTTTTGAGAAAATACTCCTTGGTCAAGAACTTTACGAACAAGCCAAAAAAACTTATCAGACAGGGGGGAATATTGAACAAAAGAAAATACTTAATAAAAAACAAACGTATCATTTAGGAAAGCAAGAACAGTGGAAGAAGGAAACAATGAGAAATCATGAGCTATATGTTAAGATTGGAGATATGGGAATCTATATGGCCGAAAAAAAAGGATAG
- a CDS encoding endonuclease/exonuclease/phosphatase family protein, with the protein MKTGIFCFLINCYTRSSSLSSKRTFRKTPLRSSQGTNPSPNPVKNLLLLRACKTPWVLLCFLFFSTFLVIAQTSKEYKLRTVAFYNLENLFDTQNDTLIFDDDRTPEGKDRWTKQRFDKKIANLAKVLSEIGSEFSQTSPDIIGVCEVENKQVLLDLINHPLLKEKNYGIVHADSPDERGIDVGLLYKKSAFVPLNFDSRRLLLTDADDKRNYTRDQLVIEGILDDEKIFFLVNHWPSRSGGELRSRPYRLEAAELNKRIIDSIRRLDVNARIIGMGDFNDDPTDPSFKKVLGVKGKKKQLDSLDLFGPMERLFKKGFGSLAYHDRWNLFDQIYMSAI; encoded by the coding sequence ATGAAGACTGGTATCTTTTGCTTTCTGATTAATTGCTATACTAGAAGTAGTTCTCTGTCTTCGAAAAGAACATTCCGGAAAACACCTCTTAGGTCTTCTCAAGGGACCAATCCAAGCCCAAATCCAGTCAAAAATCTCCTACTCCTCCGAGCCTGTAAAACTCCATGGGTCCTTCTTTGTTTTCTATTCTTTTCAACCTTCTTAGTAATTGCTCAAACCAGTAAGGAATATAAACTCAGAACCGTCGCTTTCTACAATCTGGAAAATCTATTCGACACGCAAAACGACACCCTTATTTTCGATGATGATCGCACACCTGAGGGCAAGGATAGGTGGACAAAGCAACGTTTCGATAAAAAAATAGCTAATCTCGCTAAAGTTCTTTCCGAAATAGGTTCCGAATTCAGCCAAACTTCCCCTGATATTATTGGGGTATGTGAGGTGGAAAATAAACAAGTACTCCTCGATTTAATTAATCATCCACTCCTTAAAGAGAAGAATTATGGAATTGTACATGCAGATTCCCCAGATGAAAGGGGAATAGATGTTGGACTCTTGTACAAGAAAAGTGCATTTGTTCCTTTAAACTTTGATAGCCGGCGTCTGCTATTAACAGATGCTGATGATAAGCGAAATTACACACGGGACCAACTCGTTATAGAAGGTATATTAGATGATGAAAAAATCTTCTTTTTAGTAAACCACTGGCCATCTAGAAGTGGAGGCGAATTACGTAGTCGTCCATATCGCTTGGAAGCTGCGGAGTTGAACAAGCGCATAATAGACTCCATTAGACGATTGGATGTGAACGCTAGGATTATTGGAATGGGAGATTTCAACGATGACCCCACCGACCCTAGTTTTAAAAAAGTTTTGGGCGTTAAGGGTAAAAAGAAACAATTGGACTCTCTAGACCTTTTTGGACCTATGGAAAGACTATTTAAAAAAGGATTCGGTTCGTTGGCATACCATGACCGTTGGAATCTTTTTGATCAAATATATATGAGTGCTATCTAG
- a CDS encoding carboxypeptidase regulatory-like domain-containing protein, with protein sequence MLKYFLFIPLCISLKFLAAQETTISGTVLSDLDSTPIENAEITIEGQQFLSQTDSSGRFQLQVSLTGDYVISVSFQDYRVRRIPVLLESRGVDIGTIYLERDITFEKNDNLITLTDAELLDDEGSSNALGLLQSTRDVFLTRAAFDFGQAFFRVRGYDSQNGEVLLNGIPMNKLFDGRPQWNNWCC encoded by the coding sequence ATGCTCAAGTATTTCTTGTTCATACCGCTCTGCATATCCCTTAAATTTCTTGCTGCTCAAGAAACAACGATATCAGGTACTGTTCTCTCAGATTTAGATTCTACTCCCATTGAAAATGCAGAAATAACTATTGAAGGTCAGCAATTTCTAAGCCAAACAGATAGTTCTGGACGCTTTCAATTACAGGTTTCCCTAACCGGAGACTATGTCATTTCTGTATCATTCCAGGATTATCGTGTAAGGAGAATTCCTGTTTTACTAGAAAGCAGGGGTGTGGATATTGGGACTATTTATCTGGAAAGGGATATCACTTTTGAAAAGAACGATAACTTGATTACACTTACGGATGCCGAGTTATTGGATGATGAAGGAAGTTCCAATGCCCTAGGCCTGCTTCAATCCACCAGAGATGTTTTTCTAACTAGGGCAGCTTTTGATTTTGGCCAGGCATTCTTTAGGGTCAGGGGATATGATTCACAAAACGGGGAAGTACTTTTAAATGGCATTCCAATGAACAAATTATTTGATGGCAGGCCGCAGTGGAATAACTGGTGTTGTTAA